TTCACCCGTTCCTGCCACGCCTGGCCGAAGGCCGCGCGCTGTTCCGGCGTGGCCTGCGGATCGAGCGCCGCCCCCAGCAGCGGGCGCAGGCTGGCCGGCGCGGGGACATCGCCGAGATCCAGCGCCACCGACACGCTCTTTCCGTTGTCGCGTCGATGCACCCGCAGGCCCGCACCTGCGTCAGGCGTGGAGAAGTGCAACAGCGAATGCCGGGCGAAGCGGCCGGCAATGCCGTGGAAGCCGTTGGCTGCGGCGGCGCCGGTGACCAGGGTGAACACCTGGCCGATCACGCCGTTGACGCCCTCGTCTTCCGCGCCCGCCATTTCCACGCTGACGCCGCCGCGTTCGGCGGGGCCATCGGGATAGAGCGCGCGCAACGCGGCACGCGCCATCAGCCAGGCGCCGGCCACGGTGGGACAGGAGTGGCCGGCCAGCCGCACGGCGTCGATGTAGCGGTAGTCGATCAGGCCGTCGTCGGCCGCGCCAAGCAGGTCCGCCAGCGGATCGCGCACGGTGATCGCCGGCGCCTCGTCGAAGAAGGGCGGATAGCGCATCACTCCACCGGCAGGCCGGTGATGCCGAAATCGATCACCACGGCGTCCGCGTCGCGCTGGCGGTAGGTCACGCTGAGGTTGTCGCCGAGGCGTTCGCGCAACTGGGCGATCAACGGAATCGGATCGTGGTCGTTGACGAAGCGCATCGTCTCGCCCGAACGCAGCGCGCCGATCGCGCCGAAGATCGCCGAATGGCGAAAGCGGCGGGCCACCCCGCGCGCGTCGAAAAGGTGGGTGTTCTGTTCGGCAATGATGTCGCTGGACATGGGGCGGGCTCGTCGGGAAAGGGAGCCCAACATACGCCGCGCGTCGCGGCAGGCCACTGATCTGGATCAGGACGATCCCGGTCCCGGTTGAGGCCGCTGCCGGCTGATGCCCGCATCTGCGATGATTTGCTTCCGGATTCGCGACGGCATGAGCGGAAACCGCGGCTGTCGAGGCGTATATTCCCGCA
This is a stretch of genomic DNA from Rhodanobacter sp. FDAARGOS 1247. It encodes these proteins:
- a CDS encoding DUF2249 domain-containing protein; protein product: MSSDIIAEQNTHLFDARGVARRFRHSAIFGAIGALRSGETMRFVNDHDPIPLIAQLRERLGDNLSVTYRQRDADAVVIDFGITGLPVE